A genome region from Marasmius oreades isolate 03SP1 chromosome 5, whole genome shotgun sequence includes the following:
- the TRP1 gene encoding bifunctional tryptophan synthase trp1 (BUSCO:EOG09260XOG): protein MDALRNVFDKRKAEGSATLVTFLTAGYPNKEDTVPLLLAMQKGGSDIIELGVPFSDPVADGPAIQESNSIALKHDVSYFTVLGQLKEARGKGLTAPVILMGYYNPLLAYGEDRAIQDAKEAGANGFIVVDLPPEEALPFRVKCIKSNLSYVPLIAPSTTLHRIKFLVSIADSFVYVASKMGTTGSSDAVAMNKALPDIIQRVRKYGATVPIAVGFGIANRGHFDSVADAGADGVVIGSRLVTIIKNSPEGQHIQNVENFCAEISQKGQPVKRRSPSPPLRPTSTINSAKKVVPASSSSQPTALPAHFGEFGGQYVPEALVECLAELEEAHKSAIADPEFWKEFQSHFSYMNRPSELYLAEKLTAEAGGAHIWLKREDLNHTGSHNINNAIGQILLARRIGKTRIVAETGAGQHGLATAAVCAKFGMECIVYMGAEDIRRQAFNVIRIEMLGGKVCRSIKEFRHGGDGLCFKVIPVHSGSCTLKDAVNEAMRDWVANLSTTHFLVGSASGPHPFPTIVRDFQKVIGEEIKTQLKEKRGKLPDVVVACVGGGSNAIGTFYDFIPDRSVRLVGVEAGGEGTDSDRHSASLSKGAPGVLHGVRTYILQSSAGQISRSHSISAGLDYPGVGPEHAWLKDSRRAEYVAATDEEAFRGFWELTQKEGIIPALESSHAIWEAVRIAKTLPKDADLVVCLSGRGDKDVEQISRIFSNEQTS from the exons atggacgctctcagaaATGTATTTGACAAGAGAAAGGCAGAG GGCTCAGCGACGTTGGTCACATTCTTAACCGCCGGTTATCCAAATAAAGAGGATACTGTGCCGTTGTTGCTCGCAATGCAAAAGGGGGGGTCGGATATAATTGAGCTTGGTGTACCATTCTCAGACCCCGTAGCCGACGGGCCAGCCATTCAAGAGAGCAACTCA ATCGCGTTGAAGCATGATGTCAGTTATTTCACAGTGCTGGGGCAACTCAAAGAAGCGCGGGGCAAGGGCCTTACCGCACCGGTCATTCTGATGG GATACTACAATCCCCTCTTGGCATACGGTGAAGACCGCGCGATTCAGGATGCCAAAGAGGCAGGCGCAAATGGGTTCATCGTGGTCGATCTTCCTCCAGAGGAAGCTCTGCCGTTCCGAGTCAAATGTATCAAATCAAA CTTATCATATGTTCCTCTCATTGCCCCTTCGACAACGCTTCACCGAATAAAATTCCTCGTATCGATTGCTGATTCATTTGTATATGTCGCTTCAAAG ATGGGAACTACGGGATCATCAGATGCCGTTGCAATGAACAAAGCACTCCCAGATATCATCCAGCGTGTCAGAAAATACGGTGCCACTGTTCCTATCGCCGTCGGTTTCGGCATAGCCAATCGAGGTCATTTCGACTCCGTGGCTGATGCCGGTGCCGACGGTGTTGTCATCGGCAGTAGGCTGGTCACCATCATAAAAAATTCTCCCGAGGGCCAGCATATTCAAAACGTCGAAAATTTCTGTGCAGAGATTTCACAGAAAGGTCAACCTGTGAAGAGGcgctctccttctccaccaCTCCGGCCAACCTCTACCATCAATAGTGCAAAGAAAGTTGTCCCggcatcctcttcctcacaaCCGACCGCTCTGCCGGCTCACTTCGGAGAATTTGGTGGCCAATATGTGCCGGAGGCACTCGTTGAATGCCTTGCCGAGCTAGAAGAGGCACACAAATCTGCCATTGCTGATCCGGAATTTTGGAAAGAGTTCCAGAGTCATTTTTCTTATATGAACCGTCCCTCGGAGCTCTATCTTGCTGAGAAACTTACAGCAGAGGCAGGTGGTGCCCATATCTGGTTAAAACGTGAAGATCT AAATCACACAGGTTCACATAACATTAACAATGCCATTGGTCAG ATACTGCTGGCTCGGAGGATAGGGAAAACTCGTATCGTCGCCGAGACCGGCGCGGGCCAGCATGGTCTCGCGACGGCTGCTGTCTGTGCTAAGTTTGGGATGGAATGTATAGTATACATGGGTGCTGAAGACATTCGAAGGCAAGCTTTCAATGTCATCAGGATCGAAATGCTAGGCGGAAAGGTGTGTCGCTCCATCAAAGAATTTCGACACGGCGGTGACGGTTTGTGTTTTAAGGTCATTCCAGTCCATTCAGGCTCATGTACGCTAAAGGACGCTGTTAATGAGGCTATGAGAGACTGGGTGGCGAACCTTTCCACGACACATTTTCTCGTGGGTTCTGCAAGTGGCCCACATCCATTCCCCACCATAGTGCGCGACTTCCAAAAAGTAATTGGAGAAGAGATCAAAACTCAGCTCAAAGAAAAGCGCGGGAAGCTTCCTGATGTTGTCGTGGCCTGCGTTGGAGGAGGTAGCAACGCAATTGGAACATTCTACGATTTTATTCCCGACAGGAGCGTTCGTCTCGTTGGCGTAGAGGCGGGCGGTGAAG GTACGGATAGTGACCGCCACAGTGCTTCGCTCTCTAAGGGTGCTCCCGGAGTGCTTCACGGGGTTCGAACCTATATTCTACAATCATCCGCTGGGCAAATCAGCAGAAGCCACTCTATCAGTGCAGGTCTTGACTACCCGGGTGTTGGGCCCGAACATGCTTGGTTGAAGGATTCGCGTAGGGCTGAGTATGTCGCCGCTACGGACGAAGAAGCCTTTAGAGGCTTCTGGGAACTTACGCAGAAGGAGGGCATCATACCTG CCCTCGAATCATCCCATGCAATTTGGGAGGCTGTTCGAATTGCCAAAACGCTACCCAAGGACGCTGACCTTGTGGTG TGTTTATCTGGTCGTGGCGACAAGGATGTGGAACAGATATCTCGGATTTTCAGCAATGAGCAGACAAGCTAG